A genomic region of Methanobacterium sp. contains the following coding sequences:
- a CDS encoding 2,3-diphosphoglycerate synthetase, whose product MSALLKMVCLIDGEHYLPVTKSALNTLDNLEHIEVVAAVFIGGTEKLRDATPESIGEKLGVKVYFGPDHHKIPYDIIVKVATEHQADVVMDLSDEPVVDYSKRFKIASLVLEQGILYEGPDFSFQPLDEYDVLEKPSLKILGTGKRIGKTAVSAYAARLIHQEEYNPCVVAMGRGGPEEPEIVRGDQIKITPQYLMEQSDKGIHAASDHWEDALMSRILTIGCRRCGGGMVGQVFITNMKQGARMANEVDSEFVIMEGSGAAIPPIKTDRHIVLVGANQPMINIERFFGPFRIKLADLAVITMCEEPMASPQKVERIEKVIKEINPEAMVIPTVFRPKPLESVEGKRVLFATTAPDSVKDVLINHLEEEHGCTVVGTTPHLSNRPLLQKDIEKYIDEVDVMLTELKAAAVDVATKDALNAGLEVVYCDNIPLVIRKEDDLDPAILTVVDKAIQDHQGKTKE is encoded by the coding sequence CCGCTGTATTTATTGGAGGTACAGAAAAACTGAGAGATGCCACACCCGAGTCAATCGGTGAAAAACTGGGAGTTAAAGTTTATTTTGGTCCTGATCATCATAAAATTCCTTATGATATTATTGTTAAGGTTGCAACGGAACACCAGGCAGATGTTGTCATGGATCTTTCCGATGAACCTGTTGTTGATTATTCTAAACGTTTTAAAATCGCATCATTGGTTTTGGAGCAGGGAATCCTCTACGAAGGTCCTGATTTTTCATTCCAGCCCCTGGATGAATACGATGTTCTTGAAAAACCATCCCTAAAGATCCTGGGAACAGGTAAACGCATTGGTAAAACTGCTGTATCTGCATATGCAGCCCGTTTAATTCACCAGGAGGAGTACAATCCCTGTGTAGTGGCTATGGGCCGCGGAGGTCCTGAGGAGCCAGAGATTGTCCGAGGAGACCAGATAAAAATCACACCCCAGTACCTCATGGAACAGTCTGATAAGGGAATTCACGCTGCCAGTGACCACTGGGAAGATGCCCTGATGAGCCGTATACTCACCATTGGATGCCGCCGTTGTGGTGGGGGAATGGTGGGTCAGGTGTTCATTACCAACATGAAGCAGGGTGCCCGGATGGCCAATGAAGTTGATTCCGAGTTTGTGATAATGGAGGGTAGTGGAGCAGCCATACCACCCATTAAAACCGACCGGCACATTGTACTGGTGGGAGCCAACCAGCCAATGATCAACATTGAACGATTCTTCGGACCTTTCCGGATTAAACTGGCCGACCTGGCTGTTATCACCATGTGCGAAGAGCCAATGGCCAGTCCGCAGAAAGTGGAACGTATTGAAAAGGTCATAAAAGAGATCAACCCCGAAGCCATGGTGATCCCCACGGTATTCCGTCCCAAACCATTGGAATCAGTGGAGGGTAAACGGGTTTTATTTGCCACCACTGCTCCTGATTCTGTTAAGGATGTTCTTATAAATCACCTGGAAGAAGAGCACGGCTGTACTGTGGTGGGAACCACCCCACACCTTTCTAACAGACCATTACTCCAGAAGGACATTGAAAAATACATCGATGAAGTGGATGTCATGCTCACGGAACTGAAAGCCGCTGCAGTGGATGTGGCCACCAAGGATGCTCTTAACGCCGGTCTGGAAGTGGTGTACTGTGATAATATACCACTGGTTATTAGAAAAGAAGATGATCTTGATCCAGCTATACTTACGGTGGTTGATAAAGCCATCCAGGACCACCAGGGTAAAACTAAGGAATAA
- a CDS encoding RimK/LysX family protein, with protein sequence MESPNYDILDYDKLKKQLSFNLAENKAIHDLQIKPDAFIPVLFSLKFGGDWSFKTSDLEAMAVKEKITSYNDDKAEGYTLERVTLFVNPSLISTEGKVLRLEKCGSKNERELVERPFRVKLDAEDIILAELNPQIMEISLKRIKGPLSFSGSAAYGVSHEMEHLAGCEHTGKFIWEFNYRVEG encoded by the coding sequence ATGGAATCTCCAAATTACGATATATTGGATTATGATAAACTCAAAAAACAGCTGTCTTTTAATTTAGCTGAGAATAAGGCCATACATGACCTCCAGATTAAACCGGATGCTTTCATACCAGTATTATTCTCCCTTAAATTCGGTGGGGATTGGAGTTTTAAAACCAGTGATCTGGAAGCCATGGCAGTCAAGGAGAAAATAACCAGTTATAATGATGATAAAGCTGAAGGTTACACCCTGGAAAGGGTCACCCTATTTGTAAATCCCAGTTTAATCTCCACTGAAGGCAAAGTGCTGCGTCTGGAGAAGTGTGGTAGTAAAAATGAACGCGAACTGGTGGAGAGACCTTTCCGGGTGAAGCTCGATGCAGAGGATATTATACTGGCAGAACTCAACCCACAAATCATGGAAATAAGTCTTAAAAGAATTAAGGGTCCCCTGAGTTTTTCTGGGTCTGCGGCTTACGGTGTTTCCCACGAAATGGAACACCTGGCAGGGTGTGAGCATACCGGGAAGTTCATATGGGAGTTTAATTATCGGGTGGAAGGATAA
- a CDS encoding DUF2188 domain-containing protein, which produces MAANLHVMTGRKGGWDVKRDGAVKASGHFDTKEEAIEFAEEEGKRYNVEVFIHNEDGKIEKRESFGKNLYPG; this is translated from the coding sequence ATGGCTGCTAATCTCCATGTGATGACAGGTAGAAAAGGGGGTTGGGATGTTAAAAGAGATGGTGCTGTGAAGGCATCGGGACATTTCGACACCAAAGAGGAAGCAATTGAATTTGCCGAGGAAGAGGGAAAACGGTACAATGTTGAAGTTTTCATACATAATGAAGATGGGAAGATAGAAAAACGGGAAAGCTTTGGTAAAAATCTCTATCCAGGATAA
- a CDS encoding nitroreductase family protein, whose product MNTVLGNIVLETIKDRRSVRKYQNQQIKDEELKMIIEAGIYAPTANNDQPWHFTVIQNQKLIEHMNEEAKKSMQTSDVSWMREMGKNEKLNIFFHSPTVIVVSGRKTAISPLVDCCAAIQNMLLAAESMDIGTCWIGLAKFFFANPKNIEKLNIPEGYQPYYAVSIGYKTSPNNKGPERNKNVVNYIK is encoded by the coding sequence ATGAACACAGTTTTAGGGAACATAGTTTTAGAAACAATTAAGGATCGGAGAAGTGTTCGCAAATACCAGAATCAACAGATCAAGGACGAAGAACTGAAAATGATAATCGAAGCTGGAATTTACGCACCAACAGCAAACAATGACCAGCCCTGGCATTTTACAGTCATCCAGAATCAAAAACTCATCGAACACATGAATGAAGAAGCCAAAAAATCAATGCAAACCAGTGATGTTAGTTGGATGAGAGAAATGGGAAAAAATGAAAAATTAAATATTTTTTTCCATTCCCCCACAGTGATAGTGGTTTCCGGGAGAAAAACAGCTATTTCACCCCTGGTTGATTGTTGTGCTGCCATTCAAAACATGCTCCTGGCTGCTGAAAGTATGGACATCGGAACATGCTGGATAGGTCTGGCCAAATTTTTCTTTGCCAACCCCAAAAATATTGAAAAATTAAACATACCAGAGGGTTACCAACCGTATTATGCAGTTTCAATAGGTTACAAAACTTCACCGAATAATAAAGGTCCTGAACGAAATAAAAATGTTGTTAATTACATTAAATAA
- the thsA gene encoding thermosome subunit alpha: MAQQGGQGQPIIIMPEGSSRVLGRDAQRMNIMAGKVLAETVRTTLGPRGMDKMLVDGMGDIVVTNDGVTILREMDIEHPAAKMLVEVAKTQEDEVGDGTTTAVIIAGELLKKAEDLLDQEIHPTTLVMGYRKAAAKAQEILNQIAIDASDRETLQMVAMTAMTGKGTEKARQPLADLIVDAVLQVEEDGKVDSDQINIHRIQGATVHDSQIVNGVVIDKSRAVNSMPKDLKNAQIALLKYPIEVKDLETDAKIKLTDPSQMQAFIEQEEQMVKDMVDKVVTSGADVIFCQKGIDDLAQHLLAKAGILAVKRVRKSDMERIGKATGAQLVTNIEELSSEDLGHAGHVYEKKIFDEILIFVEECDDPKAVSLILRGSTKHVAEEVERAVEDAIGVVSATVEDGQVVAGGGAPEIAIAKGLKEYADTISGREQLAIAAFAEALEIVPKTLAENAGIDQIDALVDLRAAQEDNFYMGLDVFKRDVTNMKDAQVIEPKRVKKQAIQSAAEAAEMILRIDDMIASTGAGKEPDMGGMPGGMPGGMPPMM; this comes from the coding sequence GTGGCACAACAAGGTGGACAAGGACAACCTATTATTATAATGCCTGAAGGCTCTTCAAGAGTTTTAGGCCGAGACGCTCAACGAATGAACATAATGGCTGGAAAAGTACTGGCTGAAACTGTTAGAACCACTCTAGGTCCCAGAGGAATGGACAAGATGCTGGTGGATGGTATGGGCGACATCGTAGTAACCAACGATGGTGTAACCATCCTCCGGGAAATGGACATTGAACACCCTGCAGCTAAAATGCTGGTGGAAGTAGCCAAAACCCAGGAAGATGAAGTGGGAGATGGAACCACCACCGCAGTTATAATCGCAGGGGAACTACTCAAAAAAGCAGAAGATCTCCTGGACCAGGAAATACACCCCACCACTCTGGTAATGGGATACCGGAAAGCAGCAGCAAAAGCACAGGAAATCTTAAACCAGATAGCCATTGATGCCAGTGACCGTGAAACCCTTCAAATGGTAGCCATGACTGCCATGACTGGTAAAGGAACTGAAAAAGCACGACAACCACTAGCAGACTTAATAGTTGATGCAGTACTCCAGGTAGAAGAAGACGGTAAAGTAGACTCTGATCAGATTAACATACACCGGATACAGGGTGCAACAGTCCATGACTCACAGATCGTCAACGGAGTGGTTATTGACAAAAGCAGAGCAGTTAATTCCATGCCCAAAGACTTAAAAAACGCCCAAATAGCCCTTCTAAAATACCCAATAGAAGTCAAAGACCTGGAAACCGATGCCAAAATCAAACTCACCGACCCATCCCAGATGCAGGCCTTCATTGAACAGGAAGAACAGATGGTCAAGGACATGGTGGACAAAGTTGTCACAAGCGGTGCCGATGTCATATTCTGCCAGAAAGGAATAGATGACCTGGCCCAGCACTTACTGGCCAAAGCAGGAATCCTGGCAGTTAAAAGGGTAAGAAAATCAGACATGGAACGCATAGGAAAAGCAACCGGAGCACAACTGGTAACCAACATCGAAGAACTCTCATCCGAAGACCTGGGACATGCCGGGCACGTTTACGAGAAGAAGATATTCGACGAAATACTCATCTTCGTTGAAGAATGCGACGACCCCAAAGCAGTATCCCTCATCCTACGCGGAAGCACCAAACACGTGGCCGAAGAAGTTGAAAGAGCAGTGGAAGACGCTATAGGTGTAGTATCAGCCACAGTGGAAGACGGTCAGGTAGTTGCAGGTGGCGGAGCACCAGAAATAGCCATAGCCAAAGGACTCAAAGAATACGCTGACACCATCAGTGGAAGAGAACAACTGGCAATAGCTGCCTTTGCCGAAGCCCTGGAAATTGTTCCTAAAACCCTGGCAGAAAACGCTGGAATCGACCAGATCGATGCACTGGTAGACCTGCGAGCAGCCCAAGAAGACAACTTCTACATGGGACTGGATGTATTCAAACGGGATGTCACCAACATGAAGGACGCCCAGGTCATCGAACCCAAACGGGTTAAAAAACAGGCCATCCAATCAGCTGCTGAAGCTGCTGAAATGATCCTGCGTATCGATGACATGATCGCCTCCACCGGAGCAGGTAAAGAACCTGACATGGGTGGAATGCCTGGTGGAATGCCTGGTGGAATGCCTCCAATGATGTAA
- a CDS encoding metal-dependent transcriptional regulator, which produces MSSEKILSESTEEYLEVLYKLSLKERPVKTTNISSMLNISPASVTQMIKKLEKEGYVHYSPYKGVTLTEEGYKVASNITRKHRLLERFLHDVLKIKKEKVHDQACEMEHSLSDDAERALCHLLKNPDECPDDEELIPVCDFKFETCDECHKRRQEEVNEVGKRDKNLVSITDMKKNEKGKVSFIRGDYKVIRRLMDMGITMGAQVSVLEVAPFKGPVELLVRGSHLALGRDIAKNVFVEIIRETTSRSGGAVSYG; this is translated from the coding sequence ATGTCTTCTGAAAAAATCTTAAGCGAAAGTACAGAGGAATATCTGGAAGTTCTATACAAACTCTCATTAAAAGAACGTCCTGTAAAAACAACGAATATATCCAGCATGCTCAATATTTCCCCAGCAAGTGTTACTCAAATGATAAAAAAACTTGAAAAAGAGGGATATGTTCATTACTCGCCCTATAAGGGTGTTACTCTCACTGAAGAAGGATATAAAGTTGCTTCCAATATTACCCGAAAGCACAGACTTTTAGAGAGATTCCTCCATGATGTGCTTAAAATAAAAAAAGAAAAGGTTCATGATCAAGCCTGTGAAATGGAACACTCGCTTTCAGATGATGCTGAGCGCGCATTATGCCATCTCTTAAAAAATCCTGATGAATGTCCTGATGATGAGGAACTGATACCCGTATGTGATTTCAAGTTTGAAACCTGCGATGAATGCCATAAACGGAGGCAGGAAGAAGTCAACGAAGTAGGAAAACGTGACAAGAACCTGGTTTCCATTACAGACATGAAGAAAAATGAAAAAGGCAAGGTTTCATTCATCAGGGGTGATTATAAAGTCATCCGCAGATTAATGGACATGGGAATAACCATGGGTGCTCAAGTAAGCGTCCTTGAAGTCGCTCCTTTCAAGGGTCCCGTGGAATTACTGGTCCGTGGATCCCATCTTGCATTGGGAAGGGATATTGCCAAAAACGTTTTTGTGGAGATCATCAGGGAAACCACATCCAGATCCGGAGGAGCAGTCTCATATGGTTAA
- the feoB gene encoding ferrous iron transport protein B — translation MVKLPECIEKSDYEKTISSSPKNDTSSQPCDITLALAGNANVGKSVIFNYLTGSDQVVGNWPGKTVDRAEGNLQYKGQKIHIIDLPGIYSFSTFSMEEIVSREYIANENPDIVINVLDAAVLERNLFFTLQLMEMEVPMVLCVNQMDIALQKGFQIDTEKLEKALGVPVVPTVATRGEGLQKLIKKAIKVSEAKKIPKTPIEYGGEVEKVIKQLQTFLESENINLGYSNRWVAIKLLENDPEINKQVESLSERAIQFSNYLALELEQIHNEPSFSIIASERYALANRIAAGAQKRSEYKISLSEKLDKILIHPLYGYFTSALVILGLLVWTFVLGNFISEIITNAMSFFQPVDPALSGPVLAVLWNGAFGGLVAGLTLIVPFVIPFYIMLSYIENSGLITRVAFMMDSFMQKIGLHGKALIPLILGYGCSVPAIDSTKILETRRERLLAAFAITFAPCSARTIIILSLVAIFVSIWWALALYVLDIIIIFVMGKLALKAMPGESTGLIMEMHSLRLPSSSVILKQTWNRTKSLTYMVFPIFIAGSAVIQLFYVLGVLEPISNFMAPLTVGWLMLPAFAGILLIVGVVRKEFVLLTLVSFVGTDLSLALTPVQFIVLALIGMLYIPCLSTISILIREFGVKAASVISAANLITALLVGGIAAHVLSLFL, via the coding sequence ATGGTTAAACTTCCTGAGTGTATTGAAAAATCTGATTATGAAAAAACTATTTCATCCTCTCCAAAAAATGATACATCATCACAACCCTGCGATATCACCTTAGCACTTGCCGGGAATGCCAACGTTGGTAAAAGTGTTATTTTCAACTATTTAACCGGTTCAGACCAGGTCGTTGGCAACTGGCCAGGCAAGACTGTTGATCGTGCTGAGGGCAATCTCCAGTATAAAGGTCAGAAGATTCACATAATCGATTTACCAGGAATATACTCATTTTCCACTTTTTCCATGGAGGAAATAGTTTCCAGGGAATACATTGCCAATGAAAATCCAGACATTGTAATAAACGTGCTGGATGCAGCGGTACTGGAGCGAAACCTTTTTTTCACATTACAGTTAATGGAAATGGAAGTACCCATGGTTCTTTGTGTTAATCAAATGGATATTGCCCTGCAGAAGGGATTTCAGATTGACACAGAAAAGTTAGAAAAAGCACTGGGCGTTCCAGTAGTTCCCACTGTAGCAACCCGGGGGGAAGGTTTACAAAAACTCATAAAAAAGGCAATTAAAGTTTCTGAGGCTAAAAAAATACCCAAAACACCCATTGAATATGGTGGTGAAGTTGAAAAGGTAATTAAACAATTACAAACCTTTTTAGAATCAGAAAACATTAACTTGGGATATTCCAACAGATGGGTGGCCATTAAACTTTTGGAAAATGATCCTGAAATTAATAAACAGGTTGAATCATTATCAGAACGTGCAATTCAGTTTTCCAATTACCTGGCCCTTGAACTTGAACAGATTCATAATGAGCCTTCATTTTCTATTATTGCCTCTGAAAGATATGCACTGGCAAATAGAATAGCAGCTGGTGCTCAAAAGCGTAGTGAATATAAAATTAGCCTATCTGAGAAATTAGATAAAATTCTTATACATCCTTTATATGGTTATTTTACCTCTGCATTGGTAATATTAGGACTTCTGGTATGGACTTTTGTTCTGGGAAATTTCATCTCAGAAATAATCACCAATGCAATGAGCTTTTTCCAACCAGTAGATCCTGCCCTGTCCGGCCCGGTACTTGCCGTGCTATGGAATGGTGCTTTTGGAGGTTTGGTTGCAGGATTAACATTGATTGTTCCATTTGTGATTCCTTTTTATATCATGCTGTCCTACATAGAAAATTCTGGCCTCATAACCCGTGTGGCCTTTATGATGGATAGCTTCATGCAGAAAATCGGTTTGCATGGTAAGGCACTAATCCCCCTCATACTGGGTTATGGGTGTAGTGTCCCTGCCATTGACAGCACTAAAATCCTGGAAACAAGGAGAGAAAGGTTACTGGCTGCATTTGCCATAACATTCGCACCTTGCTCTGCCAGAACCATAATTATTCTGAGTCTTGTGGCCATTTTTGTCAGCATCTGGTGGGCTCTTGCCCTTTACGTGTTGGATATAATAATAATCTTTGTAATGGGTAAACTTGCCCTTAAAGCCATGCCCGGTGAATCCACGGGATTGATTATGGAAATGCATTCCCTGAGACTCCCCTCTTCATCTGTAATCCTTAAACAGACATGGAACCGTACAAAATCATTAACCTACATGGTTTTCCCAATTTTCATTGCAGGAAGTGCTGTGATTCAGTTATTCTATGTCCTGGGTGTATTAGAACCCATAAGTAACTTTATGGCACCATTAACTGTGGGCTGGCTAATGCTCCCTGCCTTTGCAGGCATACTGTTAATTGTGGGAGTGGTGCGTAAGGAGTTTGTACTGTTAACACTGGTTTCATTTGTGGGCACTGACCTTTCCCTGGCACTGACTCCAGTGCAGTTCATTGTCCTGGCATTAATTGGAATGTTATACATCCCATGTTTATCCACCATCAGCATACTCATCAGGGAATTCGGAGTGAAAGCTGCCAGTGTTATTTCAGCAGCAAACCTAATCACTGCTTTACTGGTAGGGGGGATAGCAGCCCATGTGTTGTCTTTATTCTTATAG
- the acs gene encoding acetate--CoA ligase, with the protein MVRDTAVLLDERRVFEPKKEILERAHVKNWEEELEKGKDLEKYWSEKAEQFEWFQKWDKVLDDENKPFYQWFTGGKINLAYNAVDRWIETEKRNQVAILYINERGEEKKITFYELYIQVNKLANALKNLGVKKGDTVSMYLPMCPELMIALLACTKIGAVHSVVYSGLSVGAFVERMNDANAKVLFTADGTYRRGKIINLKSIADEAILQCPTIETIVVVNHTGTPIEISELSGREIFYERLVDGEPAYCEPEWMDAEDPLFILYTSGSTGKPKGVLHTTAGYMVGVATTLRNIFDIHDNDLWWCTGDIGWITGHSYVIYGPLLLGTTTVVYEGAPDYPDPGVWWKIVEKYGVTKFYTAPTAIRHLMRFGTRYTNLYNLDSLRILGTVGEPINPEAWMWYYQNVGKENCPIMDTWWQTETGMHLISPLPVAPLKPGSATRPFPGIDADVVDEEGNPVPMGKGGYLVIKKPWPAMFRTLYKDEERFKDVYWKEYPGCIYKAGDMVRKDEDGYFWIQGRSDDVLKIAGHRIGSAEVESAFVGHPAVAEAAVIGKSDPIKGEVIKAFIILREGYELKTQLIEDLKKHVRYELGPVAVLGEIVQVDKLPKTRSGKIMRRILRAQEMGEDLGDISTLEE; encoded by the coding sequence ATGGTACGGGATACAGCAGTCCTTCTTGATGAAAGAAGGGTTTTCGAACCAAAAAAAGAGATTTTGGAAAGAGCCCATGTGAAAAATTGGGAAGAAGAGCTTGAAAAAGGGAAAGACCTGGAAAAATACTGGTCTGAGAAAGCTGAACAGTTTGAATGGTTCCAGAAATGGGATAAAGTCTTGGATGACGAGAACAAACCATTCTACCAGTGGTTCACCGGAGGTAAGATCAACCTGGCCTACAATGCCGTGGACCGGTGGATTGAAACTGAAAAACGTAATCAAGTTGCAATCCTCTACATAAACGAACGAGGGGAAGAGAAAAAAATCACCTTCTATGAGCTCTACATTCAGGTGAACAAACTGGCCAATGCCCTTAAGAATTTAGGAGTGAAAAAAGGCGACACCGTTTCCATGTACCTCCCAATGTGCCCGGAACTCATGATAGCCCTGTTAGCATGTACCAAGATTGGTGCAGTGCACAGTGTGGTCTATTCTGGACTAAGCGTTGGTGCCTTTGTGGAGCGCATGAACGATGCCAATGCCAAAGTACTTTTCACTGCTGATGGAACCTACCGTCGGGGTAAAATCATTAATCTAAAATCCATTGCAGATGAAGCGATCCTGCAATGCCCCACCATTGAAACCATAGTGGTGGTTAACCACACCGGAACCCCTATAGAAATATCAGAATTATCCGGAAGGGAAATCTTCTATGAAAGATTGGTTGATGGTGAACCCGCATACTGCGAGCCAGAATGGATGGATGCAGAGGATCCACTCTTCATACTCTATACTTCCGGAAGTACAGGAAAACCTAAGGGAGTACTCCACACCACCGCTGGTTACATGGTGGGAGTGGCCACCACGCTCCGCAACATATTTGACATCCATGATAATGATCTCTGGTGGTGTACCGGAGATATTGGCTGGATCACCGGACACAGCTATGTTATCTACGGCCCACTACTCCTGGGAACCACCACCGTGGTATACGAAGGAGCACCAGACTACCCCGACCCAGGTGTATGGTGGAAGATAGTGGAAAAATATGGGGTTACCAAGTTCTACACCGCACCAACAGCCATCCGCCACCTCATGAGATTCGGAACCCGTTACACCAACCTGTATAACCTGGATTCCCTCCGCATCCTGGGAACTGTGGGAGAACCCATAAACCCCGAAGCATGGATGTGGTACTACCAGAATGTGGGCAAAGAAAACTGTCCCATCATGGACACCTGGTGGCAGACAGAAACAGGAATGCACCTCATATCCCCACTACCAGTCGCCCCCCTGAAACCAGGATCCGCTACACGTCCCTTCCCTGGAATCGATGCCGATGTGGTTGATGAAGAAGGTAACCCGGTACCCATGGGCAAAGGAGGCTACCTGGTTATTAAAAAACCATGGCCTGCCATGTTCCGCACATTATACAAGGATGAGGAACGATTCAAGGATGTTTACTGGAAAGAGTATCCCGGATGCATTTACAAGGCAGGTGACATGGTTCGCAAAGACGAAGATGGATACTTCTGGATACAGGGGCGCAGTGATGATGTCTTGAAAATTGCCGGACATCGTATAGGTTCTGCAGAAGTAGAATCTGCCTTTGTCGGACATCCGGCAGTTGCCGAAGCCGCAGTCATTGGAAAATCCGACCCAATTAAAGGGGAAGTTATCAAAGCATTCATAATCCTCCGTGAAGGATACGAACTCAAGACCCAGCTCATAGAAGACCTTAAAAAGCATGTCCGTTATGAACTGGGACCAGTGGCTGTCTTAGGTGAGATCGTGCAAGTGGATAAACTTCCCAAAACCAGAAGTGGTAAGATCATGCGCCGAATCCTCCGTGCCCAGGAAATGGGTGAAGACTTGGGAGACATATCTACCCTGGAAGAATAA
- a CDS encoding acetate uptake transporter — protein MEENKKTVLIEDLTANPAPLGLLGFGLTTVLLNIHNAGFFPINSMILAMGIAYGGIAQIMACAMEYKKGNTFGTVAFGSYGLFWWSFVLLLILPKMNLAAAPDKLALASYLFMWGLFTLVMFIGTLKLSRGLQVVFLSLAVLFFLLALGDITGNSTITIIAGYEGIFTGFSAIYVGLAQVLNETYGKDVLPT, from the coding sequence ATGGAAGAAAACAAAAAAACTGTCTTGATAGAGGATTTAACTGCTAATCCGGCACCTCTTGGACTACTTGGATTTGGTTTAACCACAGTCCTGTTGAATATACATAACGCAGGGTTTTTTCCCATTAACAGTATGATACTGGCCATGGGAATAGCATACGGGGGAATTGCCCAGATAATGGCCTGTGCAATGGAGTACAAGAAAGGTAACACCTTTGGAACAGTTGCTTTCGGCTCATACGGCCTTTTCTGGTGGAGTTTCGTACTTCTTTTGATTCTTCCCAAAATGAACCTGGCTGCAGCACCGGATAAACTGGCACTGGCATCATATCTTTTCATGTGGGGATTATTTACCCTGGTGATGTTCATTGGGACCCTTAAACTTAGCCGTGGATTGCAAGTGGTCTTCCTATCTCTGGCTGTACTATTCTTCCTACTGGCATTGGGAGATATAACTGGTAACAGTACCATAACCATAATTGCAGGTTATGAGGGCATATTCACTGGATTCAGCGCAATATACGTTGGACTGGCACAGGTTTTAAATGAAACCTATGGGAAAGATGTGTTACCCACCTGA
- a CDS encoding tautomerase family protein: MPLVKIEIRKGFSLEYKKAILDGVHQALVDALGIPDRDRFQRIYELDKGDFECPPDRSHAVTMIQITMFPGRSFEAKKKLYQNIIQNLGENPGIVGNDIMIILLEPPMENWGIRGGQPACEVDFEFKIDV, translated from the coding sequence ATGCCTTTAGTCAAAATCGAAATTCGTAAAGGATTTTCCCTAGAATATAAAAAAGCAATCTTAGATGGAGTGCACCAGGCACTGGTGGATGCACTGGGCATCCCAGACCGTGACCGGTTTCAACGGATTTATGAACTGGATAAGGGAGATTTTGAGTGCCCTCCTGACCGTAGTCATGCTGTGACCATGATCCAGATTACAATGTTTCCGGGACGTTCATTTGAGGCTAAAAAGAAACTTTACCAGAATATTATCCAAAATTTGGGTGAAAATCCCGGTATTGTTGGTAATGATATTATGATCATTCTCCTGGAGCCCCCTATGGAAAATTGGGGTATTCGTGGAGGACAACCTGCCTGTGAAGTGGATTTTGAATTTAAAATAGATGTTTAA